One segment of Carya illinoinensis cultivar Pawnee chromosome 1, C.illinoinensisPawnee_v1, whole genome shotgun sequence DNA contains the following:
- the LOC122282907 gene encoding molybdate transporter 2 has product MSFPSAASMDQSTSTTPLLSTPWHRRFRLKTTLSSELSGAVGDLGTYIPIVLTLTLVSHLDLGTTLVFTALYNVATGLLFDIPMPVQPMKSIAAVAVSEYPHLSVPQLAAAGLSTAAVLLILGSTGLMSLLCRFLPLPVVRGVQLSQGLSFAFSAIKYIRYDQDLATSKSGAPRSWLGLDGVLVALFALLFLVVTTGAGDNPIVNEESENESFRRRRVSKRLQLLSSIPSALIVFLIGMFLCFLRDPSAFKGLEFGPSKISLVRITWEDWKIGFLRAAIPQIPLSILNSVIAVCKLSGDLFPDREASAMKVSVSVGIMNFVGCWFGAMPVCHGAGGLAGQYRFGGRSGLSVVFLGMGKLILGLVFGNSFGRILGHFPIGILGVLLLFAGIELAMACRDMNTKEESFVMLVCAAVSLTGSSAALGFGCGILLFLLLKLRQMECSGNFVFSKSSDDDETTGIIP; this is encoded by the coding sequence ATGTCCTTTCCTTCCGCTGCCTCAATGGATCAAAGCACCTCCACCACTCCTCTCCTTTCAACCCCATGGCACCGCCGCTTTCGCCTCAAGACCACCCTCTCCTCGGAGCTCTCTGGCGCCGTGGGAGATCTGGGAACCTACATCCCCATCGTCCTCACGCTCACCCTCGTTTCCCACCTTGATCTCGGCACCACTCTTGTCTTCACCGCCCTCTACAACGTCGCCACAGGCCTCCTCTTCGACATCCCCATGCCCGTCCAGCCCATGAAGTCCATCGCCGCCGTTGCCGTCTCCGAGTACCCCCACCTCTCGGTCCCCCAGCTCGCTGCCGCCGGCCTCTCCACAGCTGCCGTTCTTCTCATCCTCGGCTCCACTGGCCTCATGTCCCTCCTCTGCCGCTTCCTTCCCCTTCCCGTCGTACGCGGCGTCCAGCTCTCTCAGGGCCTCTCTTTCGCCTTCTCCGCCATCAAATACATCCGCTATGACCAAGACCTAGCCACTTCCAAATCAGGAGCTCCTCGTTCCTGGCTCGGACTCGATGGTGTCCTTGTTGCTCTCTTTGCTCTCCTATTTCTTGTGGTAACCACTGGCGCTGGTGACAATCCTATTGTAAACGAAGAATCTGAAAACGAAAGTTTTCGACGTCGTCGAGTGTCTAAAAGGTTACAGCTTCTCTCTTCTATTCCTTCAGCCCTCATTGTGTTCTTGATCGGgatgtttctttgttttcttcgcGACCCTTCGGCCTTCAAGGGTCTTGAATTTGGTCCGTCGAAGATAAGTTTGGTAAGGATTACGTGGGAGGACTGGAAGATCGGGTTTCTTCGCGCAGCAATACCACAAATTCCGTTATCCATATTGAATTCAGTGATCGCGGTGTGTAAATTGTCCGGGGACTTGTTCCCTGACCGTGAGGCCTCGGCGATGAAGGTTTCGGTTAGTGTTGGGATTATGAACTTTGTAGGGTGCTGGTTTGGGGCAATGCCAGTGTGCCATGGCGCTGGTGGGCTTGCAGGGCAGTACAGGTTCGGGGGTAGGAGTGGCCTATCTGTGGTGTTCTTGGGGATGGGGAAGCTGATTCTTGGATTGGTGTTTGGGAATTCGTTTGGGAGGATTTTGGGTCATTTTCCGATTGGGATTCTTGGGGTGCTATTGCTTTTTGCTGGGATTGAGTTGGCTATGGCTTGTAGAGATATGAACACGAAGGAAGAATCTTTTGTGATGTTGGTCTGTGCTGCGGTTTCTTTGACCGGCTCTAGTGCTGCTCTGGGGTTTGGGTGTGGGATTTTGCTCTTCCTGCTATTAAAACTGAGGCAAATGGAGTGTTCTggtaattttgttttttccaaATCTTCAGATGATGATGAGACTACGGGCATAATTCCTTAA
- the LOC122282914 gene encoding trichohyalin, whose translation MAFVYAFPEEEIAVNESFGYPKAYAKLCRDRRVCPYDHGPPFTYIPYGLEQDEELRARELDQVFPIIDPKAKPTTKPKIFVSLLWKQLNHLGNAGFDPAVIRVDPYGNVLYYHADSASPLAWDIDHWFPCSRGGLTVPSNLRILQWEVRKKKHNKLEFLVPWWEYQLGVSVNRFLSIFASKNSDFRHRAFSFLFSEGENEELNASQRVDSHSFPQHFIESKEKMGLAPAAIVLSRREPYDTTLALKSLDHNRQLRPQSPAIVARKANPNVLKENENPDFVTNPYQAIVMARDSLKQREEALKMQTEIQKLDDEVNELKQKNEEERLTIQELELVLIKRRRRAEKSRRLAEAQHSYRTMLEKMIRDAMHQSVIYKEQVRLNQAATNALMARLEAQKAISDASENELHRKYKQRDEIEKQIRPDWEQARKRSRMDDALLEERDSRTVLHLPRIKPRTPVHKELRVFLEEEQRASEAGSSFNEERKQKEIEEEVKVVPATNITIEKPEEHNRSIVALEDENPLEDQLQKLEIGGKKLNNIQFPLPREPETEEDEESRKQRGKGNVEKWLQMLLENTQEELEPQNSNEDEKRSIDGIIRKQNSKYSQKEKRPIIDENNGAKEREEITEMEARNIQSEERRAGEVGRMGERVGSSSFEGGRERRDHSNGKERKLVRSESARGFRRIPSSPALILGGMRKGVDCMGKKPIVNGDEDSDGDRSAGNNSFIKSSIRSIKKAVKI comes from the exons ATGGCTTTTGTGTATGCGTTCCCCGAAGAAGAAATAGCCGTCAACGAGAGCTTCGGGTACCCAAAAGCCTACGCTAAGCTCTGCCGCGACCGCCGTGTCTGTCCCTACGACCATGGCCCTCCGTTCACTTACATACCTTACGGTCTGGAGCAAGATGAG GAGTTGAGAGCAAGGGAATTGGATCAGGTGTTCCCAATCATCGACCCGAAAGctaaaccaactacaaagcccAAGATCTTTGTCAGTCTGTTGTGGAAGCAGCTCAACCACCTTGG GAATGCCGGCTTTGACCCTGCAGTGATTCGAGTTGACCCATATGGAAATGTTCTCTACTATCACGCTGATTCGGCTTCTCCTCTCGCTTGGGATATTGACCATTGGTTTCCTTGCTCGA GGGGAGGGTTAACGGTCCCAAGCAATCTGAGAATATTACAGTGGGAAGTCCGCAAGAAAAAACATAATAAGCTGGAGTTTTTAGTTCCATGGTGGGAATATCAGCTGGGAGTCTCAGTAAACCGGTTTTTGTCCATTTTTGCCTCCAAAAACTCAGATTTCAG GCACAGagcattttcatttttgttttctgaaggTGAAAATGAAGAATTGAATGCTTCACAGAGAGTAGATTCGCATTCTTTTCCTCAACATTTCATTGAATCCAAAGAGAAAATGGGCCTTGCTCCCGCCGCGATTGTTTTATCTCGAAGGGAACCGTACGACACAACTTTAGCTTTAAAATCCCTGGATCACAACAGGCAGCTAAGGCCACAGTCCCCTGCAATTG TTGCAAGAAAAGCAAATCCTAATGTcctgaaagaaaatgaaaacccGGATTTTGTTACGAACCCGTACCAAGCAATTGTCATGGCTAGAGATTCCTTAAAACAAAGAGAGGAAGCTTTAAAGATGCAGACAGAAATACAGAAACTAGATGACGAAGTAAATGAGTTGAAGCAAAAGAATGAAGAGGAAAGGCTCACAATCCAAGAACTAGAATTGGTGCTGATAAAACGCAGGAGAAGGGCAGAGAAGAGCAGGCGACTGGCAGAGGCACAACATTCATATAGGACCATGCTAGAGAAGATGATCCGAGATGCAATGCACCA GAGTGTCATATATAAAGAACAGGTGAGATTGAATCAGGCTGCAACCAACGCACTCATGGCAAGACTTGAAGCACAGAAAGCCATTAGCGATGCCTCAGAGAATGAACTTCACAGGAAATATAAACAAAGGGATGAGATTGAGAAGCAGATTAGGCCTGACTGGGAGCAAGCTAGGAAGAGATCAAGAATGGATGATGCCTTACTTGAAGAGAGGGACAGTAGAACTGTTCTACATTTACCGAGGATCAAGCCAAGGACGCCTGTACACAAAGAATTAAGAGTATTCCTAGAGGAGGAACAAAGGGCATCTGAAGCTGGTTCATCGTTTAACGAAGAACGAAAGCAGAAAGAAATTGAGGAGGAAGTGAAAGTAGTACCTGCAACGAATATTACTATAGAAAAGCCCGAGGAACATAACAGATCCATTGTTGCCTTGGAGGATGAAAACCCACTTGAGGATCAGCTTCAGAAACTTGAAATAGGAGGGAAGAAACTCAACAACATTCAATTCCCACTTCCTCGAGAACCAGAAacagaggaagatgaagagagCAGAAAGCAGCGCGGAAAAGGAAACGTAGAAAAATGGCTCCAAATGCTGTTAGAGAATACTCAAGAAGAATTGGAGCCtcaaaattcaaatgaagaCGAAAAGCGCAGCATTGACGGAATAATCAGAAAACAGAATTCCAAGTACTCGCAAAAAGAGAAACGGCCGATTATTGATGAGAATAATGGTgcgaaagagagagaagaaatcacTGAGATGGAAGCTAGAAATATTCAGTCAGAAGAGAGAAGAGCGGGTGAAGTGGGTCGTATGGGTGAGAGAGTTGGAAGTAGTAGCTTTGAAGGGGGAAGGGAAAGAAGAGACCATAGtaatggaaaggaaagaaagctagTGAGGTCTGAGAGTGCGAGGGGCTTTCGGCGAATCCCATCTTCTCCAGCTCTGATCTTGGGTGGTATGAGAAAGGGAGTGGACTGCATGGGCAAGAAGCCGATCGTAAATGGGGATGAGGATAGTGATGGAGATCGTTCTGCAGGGAACAACAGTTTCATCAAGTCATCCATAAGGTCGATCAAGAAGGCTGTCAAAATATGA
- the LOC122282919 gene encoding pentatricopeptide repeat-containing protein At1g15510, chloroplastic, with protein MAAFAKTSPIPLHAEHLNHQSVKSHNSKLLSFSHNPQNHHPSFKRTQEVPVLKTSPSSSSITTYNPNSDIYQLCLAGNLEQALKHLDSMKELQLFVEEDAYIALLRLSEWKRAYEEGTRVYSYMSNSITRLSVRLGNALLSMFVRFGDLGNAWYVFGRMEERNVFSWNVLVGGYAKAGFFDEVLDLYHRMLWVGVHPDVYTFPCVLRTCGGIPDLARGREVHVHVLRYGFESDVNVINALITMYVKCGNITNARLVFDRMPRKDRISWNAMISGYFENGECLEGLRLFFLMRELSVDPDLMTMTSVISACGSLGDERLGRQVHGFVMRTEFAACVSVCNSLIQMYSSVGQWLDAEKVFSRMERKDVVSWTAMISGYENNMLPAKAVRTYQLMDLEGIVADEITIASVLSACTCLGDLDMGIKLHELANRKGLISCVLVANTLIDMYSKCKCIDKALDVFHSIPDKNVISWTSIILGLRINNRSFEALIFFRQMKLSLKPNSVTLVSVLSACSRIGALMCGKEIHAHALRTGVGFDGFIPNALLDMYVRCGRIGPAMNQFNTLRKDVAAWNILLTGYAERGQGVQAVELFQRMLEAPVNPDDITFISLLCACSRSGMVTQGLEYFHRMQHQYCINPNLKHYACIVDLLGRAGKLEDAHDFIQKMPIEPDPAIWGALLNGCRIHRQVELGELAAHHIFEKDTTSVGYYILLCNLYADSGKWDEVAKVRREMRQNGLTVDPGCSWVEVKGKVHAFLSGDEFHPQINELKAVLDGFYEKMKAVGFSEPEKSSTDEVEASKAEIFCGHSERLAIAFGLITTAPGMPILVTKNLYMCQSCHKTFKFISKVVRREISVRDTEQFHHFKDGICTCGDKGYCGKPGKVEELSMLY; from the coding sequence ATGGCTGCTTTTGCCAAAACCTCTCCAATCCCTCTCCACGCAGAACACCTCAACCATCAATCTGTCAAAAGCCACAATTCCAAACTCCTCAGTTTCTCTCACAATCCCCAAAACCACCACCCTTCCTTCAAACGAACCCAAGAAGTACCAGTCCTCAAAACCTCCCCATCATCCTCCTCTATTACCACCTACAATCCTAACTCAGATATATATCAACTATGCCTTGCTGGGAACTTGGAACAAGCTCTTAAGCACTTGGACTCAATGAAAGAGCTTCAGCTTTTCGTAGAAGAAGATGCTTATATAGCTTTACTAAGGCTTAGTGAGTGGAAAAGGGCATATGAGGAGGGGACTAGAGTGTACTCTTACATGTCGAATTCGATAACTCGATTGAGTGTTAGACTTGGCAATGCTTTGTTGAGTATGTTTGTGAGGTTTGGTGATTTGGGTAATGCTTGGTATGTTTTTGGGAGGATGGAGGAGAGGAATGTGTTTTCTTGGAACGTTTTGGTGGGTGGCTATGCAAAGGCGGGGTTTTTCGATGAAgtattggatttatatcatAGGATGTTGTGGGTCGGTGTGCATCCTGATGTCTATACTTTTCCTTGCGTTCTGAGGACTTGTGGGGGAATCCCGGACTTGGCAAGGGGGAGGGAGGTTCATGTTCACGTCTTAAGATATGGATTTGAGTCAGATGTCAATGTCATTAATGCTTTGATCACTATGTATGTGAAATGTGGCAATATTACAAATGCACGGTTGGTGTTTGATAGAATGCCGAGAAAGGATAGGATTTCCTGGAATGCAATGATTTCGGGCTATTTTGAGAATGGGGAGTGTTTGGAAGGATTAAGGCTGTTTTTTCTAATGCGTGAACTTTCTGTCGATCCTGACTTGATGACAATGACTAGTGTGATCTCTGCTTGTGGGAGTCTCGGTGATGAGAGATTAGGAAGGCAGGTCCATGGTTTTGTGATGAGAACAGAGTTTGCAGCCTGTGTTTCAGTGTGTAATTCTTTAATTCAGATGTACTCAAGTGTTGGGCAATGGTTGGATGCTGAAAAAGTTTTTTCTAGAATGGAGAGGAAGGACGTGGTGTCATGGACGGCGATGATTTCAGGTTATGAGAACAACATGCTACCTGCTAAAGCTGTGAGAACATACCAATTGATGGACCTAGAGGGAATCGTGGCTGATGAGATCACTATAGCCAGTGTTTTATCTGCTTGCACTTGTTTAGGTGATTTGGATATGGGCATTAAACTTCATGAGCTTGCTAACAGGAAAGGGCTCATCTCATGTGTTTTAGTTGCTAACACGCTCATTGATATGTATTCCAAGTGTAAATGCATTGACAAAGCTTTAGATGTTTTCCATTCTATTCCTGACAAGAACGTGATATCTTGGACTTCAATCATCCTTGGCCTTCGTATCAACAATCGGAGCTTTGAAGCTTTGATTTTCTTCCGGCAAATGAAACTCAGTTTAAAGCCAAATTCTGTTACCTTAGTTTCTGTTCTATCTGCATGTTCTAGGATAGGAGCTTTGATGTGTGGAAAAGAGATTCATGCCCATGCATTGAGGACTGGAGTTGGATTTGATGGTTTTATTCCCAATGCACTTTTGGACATGTATGTAAGGTGCGGAAGAATTGGACCTGCAATGAACCAATTTAACACACTCAGAAAAGATGTAGCAGCATGGAATATTCTGCTGACAGGGTATGCTGAGCGGGGGCAAGGAGTGCAGGCTGTGGAGCTATTCCAGAGGATGTTGGAGGCCCCGGTAAATCCAGATGATATAACTTTTATTTCGCTACTGTGTGCTTGTAGTAGATCTGGTATGGTGACACAAGGTTTGGAATATTTCCATAGAATGCAACATCAATACTGTATCAACCCTAATCTGAAGCATTATGCATGCATTGTTGATTTGCTTGGTCGTGCTGGGAAATTGGAGGATGCACATGACTTCATACAGAAAATGCCAATAGAACCTGATCCAGCAATATGGGGAGCCTTGTTAAATGGATGTAGGATCCACCGCCAAGTTGAGCTTGGGGAGCTTGCCGCacatcatatctttgaaaaggATACAACTAGTGTTGGGTATTATATTCTTCTATGTAATCTCTATGCTGACAGTGGTAAATGGGATGAAGTCGCAAAAGTAAGAAGGGAAATGAGACAGAATGGGCTAACTGTAGATCCTGGGTGCAGTTGGGTGGAAGTAAAGGGGAAAGTTCATGCTTTCCTTAGTGGTGATGAATTCCATCCtcaaataaatgaattaaaagCAGTTTTGGATGGATTTTATGAGAAAATGAAGGCAGTCGGTTTCAGTGAGCCTGAAAAGAGTTCTACGGATGAAGTTGAAGCTTCAAAGGCTGAGATTTTTTGTGGGCACAGTGAGAGACTGGCCATTGCATTTGGGCTCATTACTACTGCCCCTGGAATGCCTATTTTGGTGACCAAGAATCTGTACATGTGCCAGAGCTGtcacaaaactttcaaatttaTATCTAAGGTTGTTCGCAGGGAGATATCTGTGAGGGATACTGAACAGTTCCACCATTTCAAGGATGGCATCTGTACTTGTGGCGATAAGGGTTATTGCGGAAAGCCTGGTAAGGTGGAAGAATTGTCGATGTTGTATTAA
- the LOC122282928 gene encoding root phototropism protein 3-like, protein MKKISLPESVTFPAKPSQFAAECWFDDACILDMDYFVKTLSGIKAKGVRHDLIGSIITHYASKWLPDLSCGDVMEKSLANYFEESPESVTASWMKKRFFVETIVGVLPPEKDSIPCNFLLRLLRTANMVGVEPTYRAELEKRISWQLDHASLKELMIPSFSHTCGTLLDVELVIRLVKRFMHLDEAAKTGYALIKVAKLVDCYLAEAAVDSNMSLAELVALAGALPGHARATDDGLYRAIDTYLKAHPATSKEERKSLCTLIDSRKLSSEASLHAAQNERLPVRAVIQVLFSEQNKLSRHVDWSGSFNGIRSPSPGIDPPARCYSKREMTTQQMEIRRLKEDVIRLQNQCNTMQAQIERLGEKKRGFFNWKKLGMPSFKSGSVVDKIEEVEEPVNYGPETPLDMKTKLVRGRNPPKWRKSMS, encoded by the exons atgaagaagatatCGTTACCGGAATCCGTCACTTTCCCGGCGAAACCATCCCAATTCGCGGCCGAATGCTGGTTCGACGATGCGTGTATCCTCGACATGGACTACTTTGTCAAAACCCTCTCCGGCATTAAGGCCAAGGGTGTCCGACACGATCTGATCGGTTCGATAATCACTCACTACGCCTCCAAATGGCTGCCGGACCTATCCTGTGGGGACGTGATGGAAAAGAGCCTAGCAAATTACTTTGAAGAATCTCCGGAAAGCGTCACGGCTTCATGGATGAAGAAAAGGTTCTTTGTGGAAACCATAGTGGGTGTTCTCCCTCCCGAAAAGGATTCCATCCCATGTAACTTCCTTCTCCGCCTCCTCCGCACCGCCAATATGGTTGGGGTCGAGCCCACATATCGGGCCGAGCTTGAGAAACGTATATCATGGCAACTCGACCACGCTTCATTGAAAGAGCTAATGATACCATCGTTTAGTCACACTTGTGGGACTTTGCTAGATGTCGAGCTCGTTATTCGGCTGGTGAAGAGGTTTATGCATTTGGATGAGGCTGCTAAGACGGGCTATGCATTGATTAAGGTGGCAAAGCTCGTGGATTGTTATCTCGCCGAGGCTGCCGTGGATTCAAATATGAGCTTGGCGGAGCTTGTTGCCCTTGCCGGAGCTCTCCCTGGCCATGCTCGTGCCACGGACGATGGGTTATACCGAGCCATTGATACTTATCTCAAA GCACATCCCGCCACatcaaaagaagaaagaaaaagcctCTGTACACTGATTGACAGCCGAAAACTCTCATCGGAAGCATCCCTTCACGCTGCACAAAACGAACGTTTACCCGTTCGAGCTGTTATCCAAGTGCTATTCTCCGAGCAAAATAAGCTTAGTCGCCATGTAGATTGGAGTGGCTCCTTCAACGGCATCCGGAGCCCGAGCCCAGGAATTGACCCCCCAGCTCGATGCTACTCAAAGCGTGAAATGACAACTCAACAGATGGAGATAAGGAGGTTGAAGGAAGATGTTATTAGGCTTCAAAACCAGTGCAACACCATGCAAGCACAAATAGAGAGGCttggagagaagaagagaggtTTTTTCAATTGGAAGAAGCTCGGAATGCCTTCATTCAAGAGTGGTAGTGTGGTTGATAAGATCGAAGAGGTTGAAGAACCGGTGAATTACGGACCAGAAACACCTTTGGACATGAAAACTAAGTTGGTGAGAGGTCGGAATCCTCCCAAGTGGAGGAAATCCATGTCTTGA